The following is a genomic window from Candidatus Hydrogenedentota bacterium.
CCTCGACCGGGAACTGCGAATCCGCACACAGCGTCACTATACGAATTGTGTCAGACTCTCCAGAGTCGAAGTCTGCCCAATAGTCGACAAGGTCATCAGATTTGCCTACGGTGATTAAAAATGAATTTATGCGCTCGACCTTCTGGTTTGCGGAATCCACAACAGACCAAACAGCCACCCTTACAACACGACCGGACGGATTCTTTGATTTCAATGTTAGTCGGTAGCGGGTATTCTTGGCTAAACCGCTCAGCGTCACGCCAAACTGGCGAAACACCGATTCCGCGCCGTCATTCTTGTGCCACGTTTGCTTGACTGCTCTCCAATTGTCGTATGTACGTCCCTCGTACGGCACAATTGTGCTGGCCTTGTCTTGCCGTGGGTCTTTGGATCCATAAGACCAGTCCTCCGGCAGCTCTTTATTACGTAGCCAATTCGAGAAATCTCCGTTTGGAATGAGGTTCGACTCGGAGTACGTTTTGAGTGTGGAAACCTCCAAAGCAGTCTCGTTCACTTGCCCGGATTCCGCGACTACTTTCACGGGTTCGGCGGCGGGCGTAGGCAAGGATTCTGTAGCGGCCTTTTTATCCGTTTGAGCACCAGCATATATGCCAATAAACACCGTCAAGGACACAATGCGCAGAAAGGTTTGATTTCTCATAATCAGCGGACTCCTGGCACGCATCGGAAGATTAATCAACATTTCTCCATGTCTGGAATGCTCAGAGTACGGAGAGTAGACCGCAATCTCTCCACGTCTACAGATATCCCAAGGCTTCGACTTGTTGTTCAAGTTCGCTCTGGCTGCGAGAGTTCTCGGACTTTCCCAAGTAAGAGTCGGGGATAAAGCGTAAAGTCGATAGACTCGCTCCGATGTCTTTGGCTCCCTGCTCGATCGTCACCGTAAAAAAGCCATCACTGATCTCATACTCTCCGATCGTCACGAGATCGCGGCTTTCTTGAATTCTCGTACTAACAACCAATTTGGGCGCACTATCGGTCTGAGCTGTTACCTTCAATGCAGAACCTCTCTGAAACGGTCGCAATTCCATTTCTACTCGATAGAAACCGTTGGGAACATCGTACTTCATAGTGATGGGTGGGCAGTCTTCCGTTTCCGGAGTAGAAGTCAGATTCAAGTAGTTGCACGTCCACTTACTGTCGTCAACACGGTTTTCACTTACAAAAGCTTGAGGGGGTGAGGCAAATGCCGGGGAAACGGGTAGCGAGAATGGACGAGGCGTAGTTCTGGGCAGGGAGACATACTGATACCACTTGGGAAAAAGCTCGCTGCGCACGTATTTGAGATACGCAGCAACTTCATCTGGGAATTCCGAGGCAACATCCTTGCGATTTTCAAGATTGTCGGGAAGCTGCCAAAGGTGAGATGTGTCGGTTTCGGGGAGGTACTCCAGACGGTATTTCTTGCTTCGAATTGTTATCCAAGTAAGCTTGTCGTCACTGCGGTCAGGAAAGCTAGCTACCACATATCGGCGAGAATCGCTAGAGGGGTTCTCGTGCATCAGAGGGACAAGACTCTGCCCGTCTGTAATCGTATTTGTTTCCAATGAAAGCAGTTCTATTAACGTCGGGACAATGTCGACATTTTCGACCAGCTTCGCTACCCGCTTTCCAGCAGGAATTCCAGGACCTCGCATGACCAGTGGCACGTGGAACAACTGGTCAACCGTAAGCGAAGGCGGGTGGTCAAGTGTATAACCATCTTCGCCAACGCATTCGCCGTGGTCAGCACCAATGACAAGAATTGTGTTCTCATAAATGCCGAGAGACTTCAGCTTCTCAACCAGAATACCGATCTGGTAGTCCGCCCAAAGAAACCTCCCATCGTAAAGTCCCATGAGATACGACCGGTGCTTAGCGCTAAAGGGCTTTGACGGGTCCGGATTTGCGGCATACTGCCGGTCCACCCACTGGTCGTAACCTTGTTTAAGGTAGTGCGGAGCATGGGTATCCATCGTATGCAGATACAGAAAGAACGGCTCAGACATTGAAGTTTCCAGCCACCTGAATGTCTCGCTATTGATGTCATCGAACTCAGCATAAGCCAGTCCATCCCTCGGACGAACTAAGTTCAATATGTCGAAGTCCTCGTATATCCTGGAGCCCCGAACGAACCAAGGGTGAGCCGAAAAAGCTACAGCCTTGTAACCGTTTTCGCGCACAATTCCCGGTAACAACTTCTCATCGCTTGGCGGCGTTCTGTAGAGCTTGTGCCAAGACCCTGTCGAAAGACACCGGACGGGAAAATAGCGTCCGGTCATATACGAAGGGACTGAATGAGATGTCCCATTGGCCTGAGAATAGCACTGTTCAAAAACGGTACCTTCTGCGGCCAGTTGCTTGATGTTAGGCGTAGTCTCCCTCTCGTATCCGTAGACGCTCATATTCTGAGCTCGTCCGGCGTCCAGCAAAATCCAAATCACATTTAGTCTTGATTTGGGCTTGGCGTGAGCAGCCTCCACATCAGGAGTTGGTTCAGGCTTTGGGACTGGAAGCGAAGCTGTGGAGACATTCGGTTCAGCCACACCAGGACTGTCCATCACAGATGAATTGTCTGAGATTGGATGATTGGAGTCTCTATCGCAGCCACTAAATACAGCGAGAAAAGCGATGCTCAGGCACGCGAGAAACGAAATCTTGTGGCTCTGAAAAGCACTGCTCAATGCGGTCTGCTCTCCGATGGGTTTGGGCAAAACGCCAGATTGAAAGCTAGAAAGAACACTTGAGGTCGCTGAGACGTCTCTCGGGCCAGGTATCTCAATGCTCACGCACTTACCTCCTTATTCAATGGGGCCCTCGCTCAACTGGCAGGAGTGCACACATGAACCAATGTAAAACGTGACTCTGAGATTTGAAGAGGAATAATTGCATTTCTGGCAGTTGCCAGACCAGTAATCCGAAGGGCAACACATAGTCTGATAGCAGCGGGGCTGCGTAGGTTCGTGCAACTCACCAAGTTATCGAGGGAGTCATAGGAAACTAAATCGTAGTTCCTTCTCACGTTCGCAGGCGCAATACCGCAATCGCATTTCCGTATATGCATCTGTCAATTCTTCGTTAGGCCCCCTCACATATGTTAGAATACATGCGGTTGCCCTGCTCCCGATCTTGTCCAGGGACGGCGCATTTCACGACACGGAGTGTTCATGGTCTTTCTCGATTATCTGTGGGTCGCCTTCGACTCTCTCAGACAGAACAAGGTCCGCGCCTTCTTGACGATGGTAGGCGTGACGATTGGCGTTCTGTCGGTGATTTTGCTTGTGGCCCTTGGTGAGGGCGCGCAGACTTATGTGGCGAAGGAATTCGCCAACATGGGCACAAATCTCCTGATCATCACGCCCGGCAAACAGGAAACCTCCGGTATGATGCCGCTCGTCGCGGGGAGCTTTCGACGGCTCACCTACGAAAACGCCAAAGAAATCAAACGGCGCGGAAAAGGTATCAAAGAAGTCTCGCCAGAAGTCGTCGGCGCCGGGGCCGTGAAGTACCAAAACCGTGAACGCAATACCATGGTGTTTGCGATTACGCCCGCCATGCAGCCAATTCGCGACGTCCATGTTTCCACGGGCCGTTTCCTGGATGAGAAAGATCTTGAGAAGAACAACAAGGTCTGCGTGCTCGGCTCTCAGTTGAAGCACGAGTTATTCGGCGACAAGAACGCCCTCAATGAGCGCGTATCCATCAATCGTAGCAAGCACCTCGTGATAGGCGTTATGGAGAGCAAGGGCGTGACGCTGGGTATCAACGCCGACGATCTCGTTATCGTTCCTTTGTTGAGCGGGCAACAGATGTTCTACGGCGGCGAGGACGAGCTTTTTCAGATTGTGGTTCAAGCCTCCAGTCCGGAAGATACCGCGACGGCGGCGAAGT
Proteins encoded in this region:
- a CDS encoding sulfatase, whose protein sequence is MSIEIPGPRDVSATSSVLSSFQSGVLPKPIGEQTALSSAFQSHKISFLACLSIAFLAVFSGCDRDSNHPISDNSSVMDSPGVAEPNVSTASLPVPKPEPTPDVEAAHAKPKSRLNVIWILLDAGRAQNMSVYGYERETTPNIKQLAAEGTVFEQCYSQANGTSHSVPSYMTGRYFPVRCLSTGSWHKLYRTPPSDEKLLPGIVRENGYKAVAFSAHPWFVRGSRIYEDFDILNLVRPRDGLAYAEFDDINSETFRWLETSMSEPFFLYLHTMDTHAPHYLKQGYDQWVDRQYAANPDPSKPFSAKHRSYLMGLYDGRFLWADYQIGILVEKLKSLGIYENTILVIGADHGECVGEDGYTLDHPPSLTVDQLFHVPLVMRGPGIPAGKRVAKLVENVDIVPTLIELLSLETNTITDGQSLVPLMHENPSSDSRRYVVASFPDRSDDKLTWITIRSKKYRLEYLPETDTSHLWQLPDNLENRKDVASEFPDEVAAYLKYVRSELFPKWYQYVSLPRTTPRPFSLPVSPAFASPPQAFVSENRVDDSKWTCNYLNLTSTPETEDCPPITMKYDVPNGFYRVEMELRPFQRGSALKVTAQTDSAPKLVVSTRIQESRDLVTIGEYEISDGFFTVTIEQGAKDIGASLSTLRFIPDSYLGKSENSRSQSELEQQVEALGYL
- a CDS encoding ABC transporter permease; this translates as MVFLDYLWVAFDSLRQNKVRAFLTMVGVTIGVLSVILLVALGEGAQTYVAKEFANMGTNLLIITPGKQETSGMMPLVAGSFRRLTYENAKEIKRRGKGIKEVSPEVVGAGAVKYQNRERNTMVFAITPAMQPIRDVHVSTGRFLDEKDLEKNNKVCVLGSQLKHELFGDKNALNERVSINRSKHLVIGVMESKGVTLGINADDLVIVPLLSGQQMFYGGEDELFQIVVQASSPEDTATAAKSIRDILYYAHDYTEDFTITDQTTMLATLDKIFLALKIMLSGIASISLLVGGIGIMNIMLVSVRERTREVGIRKAVGATRRDIGLQFAIEAITLSCFGGLVGVIFAFTGTFVMRLIYPAFPVYCSTWSILVAFVFSATVGVFFGAYPALKAASTDPVEALRYE